The Dehalogenimonas lykanthroporepellens BL-DC-9 genome includes a window with the following:
- a CDS encoding ABC transporter tungsten-binding protein (KEGG: mem:Memar_1892 ABC transporter tungsten-binding protein) yields the protein MKKFWLKLSAVLMSLMLVSFAAIGCGTETTDPDPTTTADNDDDGLALLDPSIRLRVATTTSLYDTGLWSLLEPMFEDEYGVEVDVLYAGTGIAIEYGKRGDVDIITVHDKNRELAFIADGFGTERYAFASNYFVIVGPADDPLGLASLSPEDAFRKLAESGTAKFVSRGDSSGTHSKEKSIWAAAGYNYTDITGSGEWYVDAGRGMGPTLLMAAELGAYTVSDMGTFLAFKGDTGLVAHVDTGAILLNVYSAIPVNPANVPGVRNAEAAQVLAEWLMSDPIQDIIGQYGVKDYGDPLFTPTYGDEPTE from the coding sequence ATGAAAAAATTCTGGTTGAAACTGTCAGCGGTATTGATGTCGCTGATGCTGGTTTCCTTTGCCGCCATCGGTTGCGGTACCGAAACTACCGACCCCGACCCGACAACTACCGCTGACAATGACGACGATGGTCTGGCACTGCTGGACCCGTCCATCCGTCTGCGAGTCGCCACCACCACCAGTCTGTACGACACCGGCCTCTGGTCTCTGCTGGAGCCGATGTTCGAGGATGAATACGGCGTCGAGGTCGATGTCCTTTACGCCGGCACCGGCATCGCCATCGAATACGGCAAGCGAGGCGACGTGGACATCATCACTGTTCATGACAAAAACCGTGAACTGGCCTTCATCGCCGACGGCTTCGGCACCGAGCGCTACGCTTTCGCCTCCAATTACTTCGTTATCGTCGGCCCGGCCGACGACCCCCTGGGTCTGGCCAGCCTTTCACCTGAAGACGCCTTCCGCAAACTGGCGGAGTCCGGCACGGCCAAATTCGTTTCCCGCGGTGACAGTTCCGGCACCCATTCCAAGGAAAAATCCATCTGGGCCGCCGCCGGTTACAATTACACCGATATCACCGGCTCCGGTGAGTGGTACGTCGATGCCGGCCGCGGCATGGGACCCACCCTGCTGATGGCCGCTGAACTGGGGGCTTACACCGTCTCCGACATGGGCACCTTCCTGGCCTTCAAGGGCGACACCGGGCTGGTAGCCCATGTAGACACAGGCGCCATCCTGCTGAACGTCTATTCGGCCATTCCGGTCAACCCGGCTAACGTACCCGGCGTCCGTAACGCCGAAGCCGCCCAGGTGTTGGCGGAATGGTTGATGTCCGATCCCATTCAGGATATCATTGGCCAATACGGAGTCAAGGACTACGGCGACCCGTTGTTCACCCCAACCTACGGCGACGAACCTACCGAGTAA
- a CDS encoding ABC transporter related protein (KEGG: mem:Memar_1894 ABC transporter-related protein~PFAM: ABC transporter related; TOBE domain protein~SMART: AAA ATPase), translated as MTNGIIESRGLTQRYGQTSVLKNIDLTVTPGETLGIIGPSGAGKSTLIRLLDLLETPSGGAISVLGQAVNNDADRLHLRRRMAFVHQKPLVFTTSVFNNVAQPLRWRGVGVAEARGRVMDALEMVGLADLADRHAKTLSGGETQRVALARALVVRPEVLFLDEPTANLDPNSTTKVENLIASIIKEQRLTVVMTTHDLAQGQRLADRLGVLVAGELLQLGQSHEIFMSPACRAVAEFIGLENILKGIVTGNNDGLLTATVDGYSIQAVGEYRVGETVDLFIRPENVVISTSDDHTSARNRFPGIITGLSLVGPLVRLEIDCGGFPLMAVITRQSAEDLGLSIGGRVTAGVKATTVHSARGACAPE; from the coding sequence ATGACCAACGGCATCATCGAAAGCCGGGGGCTGACCCAGCGATACGGCCAGACGTCAGTACTCAAGAACATCGACCTCACCGTGACCCCGGGGGAAACACTGGGTATCATCGGCCCGTCGGGCGCCGGAAAAAGCACCCTTATCAGACTGCTGGACCTGCTGGAAACCCCGTCCGGCGGTGCCATTTCGGTGCTGGGCCAGGCGGTCAACAACGATGCTGACCGCCTGCACCTGCGCCGCCGCATGGCCTTCGTTCATCAGAAACCGCTGGTGTTCACCACCAGTGTTTTCAACAACGTCGCCCAGCCGCTCCGGTGGCGGGGCGTCGGCGTCGCCGAAGCCCGCGGCCGGGTCATGGATGCCCTGGAAATGGTCGGACTGGCCGATCTGGCAGACCGGCACGCCAAGACACTGTCCGGCGGCGAAACCCAGCGGGTGGCGCTGGCCCGGGCGCTGGTCGTCCGCCCGGAAGTTCTATTCCTGGATGAACCCACCGCCAATCTTGACCCCAATTCCACTACCAAAGTGGAAAACCTGATTGCTTCCATCATCAAGGAACAGCGACTCACGGTCGTCATGACCACCCACGATCTGGCGCAGGGTCAGCGCCTGGCCGACCGTCTGGGCGTGCTGGTAGCCGGTGAGCTTCTGCAACTGGGACAGAGCCATGAAATCTTCATGTCGCCGGCCTGCCGCGCCGTCGCTGAATTCATCGGCCTGGAGAACATCCTCAAAGGCATCGTCACCGGCAACAATGACGGTCTGCTCACGGCCACGGTTGATGGGTATTCCATCCAGGCTGTCGGTGAATATCGGGTCGGAGAAACGGTAGACCTGTTCATCCGTCCGGAAAACGTGGTCATCTCGACGTCTGATGACCACACCTCCGCCCGCAACCGCTTCCCCGGTATCATCACCGGTCTCAGCCTGGTCGGCCCGCTGGTGCGGCTGGAAATCGACTGTGGCGGCTTCCCCCTGATGGCGGTCATCACCCGCCAGTCCGCCGAAGATCTTGGTCTTTCCATCGGTGGCCGCGTCACCGCCGGCGTCAAGGCCACCACCGTTCATTCCGCCAGAGGCGCCTGCGCCCCGGAATAA
- a CDS encoding binding-protein-dependent transport systems inner membrane component (PFAM: binding-protein-dependent transport systems inner membrane component~KEGG: mtp:Mthe_1203 binding-protein-dependent transport systems inner membrane component): protein MEAIWQGLQKAIEMILSLDSDVIEISWRSLRISATASVIAGLFALPLGSLIYHSSFPGKRFLISFINTLFSLPTVLVGLFVFLLFSRAGPLGEFGLMFTPTIMVIGQALLVTPLMLGLVISALSGVDRQARETAVALGASRWQMGLVMVREARFAIFTAFILGFGRAISEVGLALMIGGNINGFTRVLTTAISLETGRGDIELSIALGIILLAIALIINFALGWLQQRETKFKVRAAE from the coding sequence TTGGAAGCAATCTGGCAAGGCCTGCAAAAAGCCATCGAAATGATTCTGTCGCTGGATTCCGATGTCATCGAGATATCCTGGCGGTCGCTGAGAATATCAGCGACCGCCAGCGTTATCGCTGGACTATTCGCCCTGCCGCTGGGGTCGCTGATATATCATTCGTCGTTTCCCGGCAAGCGTTTCCTTATCAGCTTCATCAATACCCTCTTCAGTTTGCCGACGGTACTGGTCGGCCTGTTCGTTTTCCTGCTGTTTTCCCGGGCTGGACCGCTGGGTGAGTTCGGCTTGATGTTCACCCCCACCATCATGGTCATCGGCCAGGCACTGCTGGTCACCCCGCTGATGCTGGGTCTGGTGATTTCAGCGCTGTCCGGGGTTGACCGGCAGGCCAGGGAGACGGCCGTAGCACTGGGCGCCTCACGCTGGCAGATGGGACTGGTGATGGTGCGCGAAGCCCGGTTCGCCATCTTCACCGCCTTCATCCTGGGCTTCGGCCGAGCCATTTCCGAAGTCGGCCTGGCGCTGATGATCGGCGGCAATATAAACGGCTTCACCCGGGTACTTACCACCGCTATCTCGCTGGAGACCGGCCGCGGCGATATCGAACTGTCCATCGCTCTGGGCATCATCCTGCTGGCCATCGCCCTCATCATCAATTTCGCCCTGGGCTGGTTACAACAGCGAGAAACAAAATTCAAGGTACGGGCGGCAGAATGA